The following is a genomic window from Engystomops pustulosus chromosome 11, aEngPut4.maternal, whole genome shotgun sequence.
atgaatATGTTAATAAGTAAATCATATAAGCTGAGGGAATAAAATATAAAGACAACAGAATAAAATGCTTTTAGCTTTATTTACATATCATAGTTATGATTTTGTCCAGCAGGAGCAAAAAATTTTATGAGCcataacaatactcaatgtttCTTACAGTACTTTAAATAATCAtattgaattattttatataatttaaagAAAATGATCATTATAATTAAGTAGAGATATTACAGTACATGAGAACCTATTGAAAATTTATAACTCACAGATAGTAAGACGTTGTTGGTTACAAGCTTTATCATTCCATTGCCCATCAGTGTACATTTCAACACAACCCTCAGCTCCTTTTCCACTTGGTTCTCCTTTTCTCCAATGAGTGTAAACTGCTGGGACTCCATTCAAGTAGTTGAACTTGCCCGTCATTGAACCTTCTCTCATCCCTAGGTATGCATATCTGTTATATTTCTTCACAAATTCCAGTACAGCGCTATTCTCTTCTTCATTCATGGGGGTAGCAATCTGTCCTCCAAGATCAGTACATGTGGAATCAGATGCTGCAAAATCGACATCTTGTCCATTGGTGGCAATCATTTTCTCTCCTACTATTTGGATTCTTCCTTCAAGTTTGAGTACTAAAAATAGAAATTTTACTCATTTTATATGGACCTTTACAGTGCGTGGGAATAGGAGTGCCAGGGATTGAAGACAATAATAGCCTATATGGGGAACTGAAATTGCCATTGCCAGCCCTGATCGTGGATGTGCAGTGTGAAAAGTTCATGTTTGAAAGAAAaatattggtgcacatttactcagAGCTTTGCACCgattttctggtggactttacatattatttctagtgcaaactgcttgcacatgtatttatgaagtgtgtgCACCACTAATGTAtcacacatgacccttttgtgttgcagctgcactaggcatcatgtgccAAAAATTAGGGGGATTCAGATTGAACATGCAAGTccgatagaattgtgttgcacccaCAATGTTAAAGATGgaccagaaaaaaagtggtgcactctgtcggaccagttTAGGGAGTACCAGATTCACAAAGAACGGGTTCCAGAAATCTgcacaccctgcattatacacaggcaagccacaATAAGTGCTGTTTTAaccatttttagtaaatgtgccacattgtttTGTGATTCTGGCATAACATGTCtaccatatatattttttcttttattaaatttGTTTCTTAAAAATATATTAGTTTTAAACACTTAAAACTCACACATCAGTACCATTCCCCTGAATTCTTCCAGGAAAGAGTTTACTGCATGGTGGAGGGTTGTTAGTGTACAGATCCATCCGCAGAGAGGTGATATCTCTGTGTCTGACACCCATAGGAACTGATagctttccccctcccactgatcTGCCCCTATGTCAGTCCTCACTGTTGTTCTGGTATTCTATTCATAAATATCTAAGCTTGGAGTAAATAGTCACTCTCTTCTCCTCATCCCAGCAAGGGATTGTGGGTGATAATTcttactggagtatcagagatgatataaAGGCAGATTAATATtccagtcacattcagagctACAGTAATCTGATTTAATGGGTGATAGATGATTGTAAATCTGGATGTGGTTGGAGAGATGATCTAATGACTCTACAACAACATTGGCTATGCATTGCAATGAAATTCATATTAATAGTATCAGTATAATATCAGTAACCTTACACTAAGAATTTTCTTCTTGCCTATATCAACCGCTCAGAGCTCAAACTAATGACCTGTAGGAAAATAGAATctgagctgtgataggttgcTATCCAGGCTAACTGCCACAACAGCCAACAGATCCTGTAGTTTGACATTAGGTTACTTAGCACATTTTGGTTCCCTGAGTCAAGGGAGGTGGCTTTGCAAAATTTCATGATTGTAAATACAATCATGCGGATTCCTTTACTGGAtatacatagggccacatttatcaaaaggagtgcaaactgtactatgggcagtttgcctgtagagtgtaCAGAGTGCacagattcatcaaaagtggTGCAAGATCTATATTATTCTGGTGCctcctgcactgcttgggaagtgtgcatcAACTTtattttgttgcacctttaacatagagcatgtgacacaattctgttaaaTCGCAATAATATATGTTGTGCACGGTCTGACTCTGCACTGCAAAGCCCctctaggtgcagaattttgtggagaAACAGGCACAAAACTGAAGTAGACACttaatatatacatgtacaagtagtttgcacgttcttttcagtacaaagtcagacagaaaactggcgcaaacactttaataaatgtggcctttCACTTTACAGCTTCATATAATAGATGACCAACATCAATCAACTTACGGTAGAGGTTTAGTTAACAGTTTATTGGTAGAAAATATATACATtaataataaaatttttattcttCTAGAGTAAGTAGTTTCTaaaccaaattattttttttatacctgcTTCCAATTTGCCTATCCGACGATTCAGATCTTGCAGTTCTACAGGTGAATCTTTCACAGCAGGTACACCTAATGGTAAAAAATGTTAGCTGTACAGGATTTTTGTTTTCACTTGGATTATTAACAACATGCAATAAATTCATAATTCAAAGGCAATCATAAATCAAAAGTCATTCACAGTCCTGAACATATTTAATGAATTTTTTTCACCTGCAACTTCTGCATTTGGCAAATTTGGCAGACTTCCTGTTAAATCAGTGACGCTGGGTAAAGCACTTGTAACATCAGGAAGGGGTGATAATATTCCAAGAAATCGAAGCAATgctaaaaaaacacatgcaaaagGGTTTAATAACATATAAATATGAATTTATCTTAGTATTGATCTAAATATACCATTCAAAATAACTATTAGTCCACAAATCATCCTATAGCACTACCACAAAGGCTGGGTCCCTGTTGATCCAGACCCAGTATATTGTTATACTCATGTGAACTCCAAGAATTACAAACATTAAACACCAAAAAATGGAGTTATTCCACATACATTAAATCAGAATATCATTTTATTAATCATTAAAAATACATATGTTCCAAAGAGATAAAAAGGGCATTTTCCAAATAGGCCAGGAAAAAAACATGAGTAGGAACAAACATGGGAACGTACTAGGAAAGTTCTTGTAAcatgatatatatttttaatgattAATGAAATTATATAGTGATTTAATGTATGTGGGATAAAGCAATTTTTCGGTTTGACATTCAAAATATGGGCAAATAAGAAAAAGTCCAGTTCAATCACCCAATCAACCATATTGGCCTCCTACAGAAGACCCATGCGGTGGTGCACACTCTTAGATCCTCGACTTCTACAATCCAatatagcaacaaaaaataacgGTCTGCGGCACTTATGGAAAACCACAATGGTACTGAGCAATAAAGACTTGCTATTTATTTAAGCTGCGGATGCATAACAGAAGGATAAAAAAGGCAAAAGATCGAGGTGTATTGTCCCGACATGACATGTGATCATGACTAAGACAAGATAGCGGCGAAACACATCAATGTTGTGCGTCTTTTATCCTTGTGCTATGCACCCGCAGCTTAAATAAAGAGCAAGTCTTTTAAGCACAGTACCATTGTGGTTTTCCATGTGGTTTTGTTGAAACATTCAAAAtatagttaattttttttatctgtatttaCTGACAAGATTTTCCGTTACTCGGGCCAAACATTTAATTTCATAGTTAAATGACCCACAGAAGCAAATGTGTAAATACATATAGGAGGacttttattaagaaaaaaaacatgttcacCATGTTTATGTTTCATTTACTACAAAAAGACTATAATGTTTGTAGATTCCATGCAGATCTTACGTACAGATTATGGTGCGGAAAATCCGTCGCATAAATAGTAGAATTAAAGtaaatgtgatttggaaaaagtaatgtagacaATGCATTTTTTCAGCACGGAAATTGTTGCTCAGTGcggaaaatataataacgattattGTGCATCCTCGTGGATTTTTGCATGCCTACTTTTTACAACAAAGTTTATGGGAGAGTGAAATCTGCATCAACTTGTGGTTTTCATGCAGAATACCCTAAGCCCAAAAGAATGGGGAAAAAGGAGGAAAAACGCATGTGGAAattctgtataaaaaaaaccaACAACCTAAATAGACAAATTTAGGCACATAAAAACTGTGTGTATTGGATACTGATTGTACGCATGACAATCCGCAATGTGTGCAGATAGCCTTATCGCAAACCTTTCAGTCCAATTGCTTCCAGTATTCCTCCTCCCATACTTGATAAGCCTGGTATTTTTGGCAGAGAAGGAATTGGAAGACTTGGAACTCCTGGGACACTTGGAACTCCTGGGACACTTGGAACTCCTGGGACACTTGGAACTCCTGGGACACTTGGAACTCCTGGGACACTTGGGACACCAAATGGCCGAGGAAAGCAAGACACCAGACTGACCACTGCTGCGAGCAGCAGAGATCCTTGACACAACATCTTTATggtttgctaaaaaaaataattgcagaTTTTATGGCTATGAATGTAGAATAAAAATGTCTTAacctattattttttattttaaatacataTGTAATTGAAGCTCTTGCGCAAAGGCAAGTTTGGTTCAATTACCTGAGTTTATATGTTGGCCAGATTTACCAATCGTAATGCAGCCGAATAAACCTGGGGgttttcccattttagcaaataaatgttattgtttgaataattaaaagtttttttttcaatatactttatatatgaaTTCCGAAcagtttactagatctctgctgcccttctatagaaatcttcattgtttacttcctgtgtacagaaatctgactatggtcacacaggtgcatggctcgttatatcacagtgctctaattactctctatgatactaacaaaccctgcacctgtgtgaccatggtcagatttttgtcctcTAGAAagtaatatagaagctttctgtagaataacagcaagcagagatcaagaaaaccatggggaattgatacagaaggtatattgaaaAAGaaatttcatcatacaaacaataacattaatttgccgaaataaaatacccctttaagctatattggtttgcactgtaaaaaaacagaatttgaatcttagaaacaatggggcagatttacttacccggcccattcgtgatccagcggcgcgttctctgcggtggattcgggtccggccgggatttattaaggtagttcctccgccgtccaccaggtggcgctgctgcgctgaagagcatcggaacgcactggaatacaccgagccgggctgagtgaagggaagtgcaattttcgcgacacatttttttaaaaaaatgcggcggtttttccgaatccgtcacgtTTTCGTTGGGCCATGCCCCCCATTTcagttgcatgcatgccggcgcagatgccccacaatccgatcgtgtgcgccaaaattcaggggaaatcggcgcaaatcggaaatattcgggtaacacgtcgagaaaacgcgaatcgggcccttagtaaatgacccccaatagctTGATTATACTGGGTGCcatataaaacctgtaaaaaaagacCCCAGCCATCACAAGTCTATTCTACTGGTATCTTCATATGTGTAGAGGGTGTGTAGGGTACAATCATGTACCTTGAGTGTGAATGAAATCCCTTTAGCCCTAGTGGCCCCTGTGTTCAAACCACAGCAGGCTCTCAGTTTGATTGCTCAAATTTA
Proteins encoded in this region:
- the LOC140105979 gene encoding pulmonary surfactant-associated protein A-like, translated to MLCQGSLLLAAVVSLVSCFPRPFGVPSVPGVPSVPGVPSVPGVPSVPGVPSVPGVPSLPIPSLPKIPGLSSMGGGILEAIGLKALLRFLGILSPLPDVTSALPSVTDLTGSLPNLPNAEVAGVPAVKDSPVELQDLNRRIGKLEAVLKLEGRIQIVGEKMIATNGQDVDFAASDSTCTDLGGQIATPMNEEENSAVLEFVKKYNRYAYLGMREGSMTGKFNYLNGVPAVYTHWRKGEPSGKGAEGCVEMYTDGQWNDKACNQQRLTICEL